The sequence gattcctctacatcaacaaaaagaacatcaaagaggaaatcaccaaatctataccattcgcagtagcccccaagaagataaaatacttaggaataaatcttaccaaagatgtaaaagacctatacaaagaaagctacaaagcactactacaagaaattaaaaaggacctactttagtggaaaaacataccttgctcatggataggaagacttaacatagtaaaaatgtctattctaccaaaagccatctatacgtacaatgcacttccgatccaaattcccatgtcattttttaacgtgatagagaaacaaatcaccaacttcatatggaagggaaagaagcctcggataagcaaagcattactgaaaaagaagaaagtgggaggcctcagtctacctgatttcagaacctatcatacagccacagtagtcaaaacagccttctactggtacaacaacggacacatagaccaatggaacagaattgagaatccagatataaatccatccacatatgagcagctgagatttgacaaagacccagtgtcagttaattggggaaaagatagtctttttaacaaatggtgctgccataactggatatccatttgcaaaaaaatgaaacaggacccatacctcacaccatgcacaaaaactaactccaagtggatcaaagacctaaatgtaaagactaaaacgataaagatcatggaagaaaaaacagggacaaccttaggagccctaatacaaggcataaacagaatacaaaacgttaccaaaaatgacgaacagaaaccagatagctgggagctcctaaaaatcagacacctatgctcatctaaagacttcaccaaaagagtaaaaagaccacctacagactgggaaagaattttcagctatgacatctccaagcagcgcctgatctctaaaatctatatgattctgttaaaactcaaccacaaaaagacaaacaacccaatcaagaagtgggcaaaggatatgaacacgcccttcactaaagaagatattcaggcagctaacagatacatgagaaaatgctctcgatcattagccattaaagaaatgcaaattaaaactacgatgagattccatctcactccaacaaggctggcattaatccaaaaaacacaaaataataaatgttggagaggctgcggagagattggaactcttatacactgctggtgggaatgtgaaatggtacaaccactttggaaatccatctggcgttttcttaaacagttagaaatagaactaccatacaaccccagaaatctcactcctcggaatataccctagagaaataagagccttcacacgaacagatatatgcacacccatgtttattgcagctctgtttacaatagcaaaaagctggaagcaaccaagctgtccatcaacagatgaatggttaaataaattgtggtatattcacacaatggaatactatgcattgataaagaacagtgacgaatctgtgaaacatttcataacatggaggaacctggaaggcattatgctgagtgaaattagtcagaggcaaaaggacaaatattgtataagagcactattataagatcttgaaaaatagtataaactgagaagaacacatacttttgtggttacgaggtggggagggagggagggtgggagagggttttttattgattaattagtagataagaactgctttaggtgaagggaaggacaatactcaatacgtggaaggtcagctcaactggactggaccacaagcaaagaagtttccgggataaaatgaatgcttcaaaggtcagtggagcaagggtgggggtttggggaccagggtttaaggggacttctaagtcaattggcaaaatatttctattatgaaaacattctgcatcccactttgaaatgtggcatctggagtcttaaatgctaacaagcggccatctaagatgcatcaatgtgtctcaacccacctggagcaaaggaaaatgaaggacaccaaggtcacacgacaactaagagcccaagagacagaaagggccacatgaaccagagacctacatcatcctgagaccagaagaactagttggtgcccggccacaatcgatgactgccctgacagggagcacaacagagaacccctgagggagcaggagatcagtgggatgcagaccccaaatcctcacaaAAAGgccgtacttaatggtctgactgagtctagaggaatcccggcggtcatggtccccaaaccttcttttggcccaggacaggaaccattcccgaagaccactcatcagacatgaaagggactggacagtgggtaggagagagatgctgatgaagagtgagctatttatatcaggtggacacttgagattgtgttggcatctcctgtccagaggggagatgggaggatagagagagttggaagctggcaaaattgtcaccaaaggagagactcGAAGGGCtgaatcattagggggagagcaagtggtagtacggagtaaggtgtatataaacttatatgtgacggtctgacttgatttgtaaatgttcacttgaagctcaataaaagttaattaaaaaaaaaaaaaccaatatcaGGACATTCAGCTTTGAAATAGTACCTAACCCACAGTCCATGTTCAGAGTCAGACAAATGTTCCAATTAGGACTTTTATGGCTACATTTTCTTTTGTCCAGAATCCAATCCAGGATCACGaagttcatttaattttcatttctcttgaggtTCTTTTTATCTGTAGCAGTTCATCAccttttcctctttcttgatcttggctttttctttttttaagaacgCATCTATTTATTATTTGGaactctggtagtgcagtggttaagagctatagctgataaccaaaatgttggtagttcaaatccaccagctgctccttgaaaatcctatggggcagttctactctgtcctatatggtggtaatgagtcagaatccactggaaggcaacttttttttagaATGTCCATCATTTGGGTTCTGTTGACATTTCCTCATGATGAGGTTcaggttatttttgttgttgttttgttttgagtctTACAGAATACCGTGACCTTTCTGTTCATCATATCAGGAAACATAGGATGCCTCTGCATTCTAATATTATTGATGTTAATTTTGAGCACTTGTTTAATGGAATGTCATCCAGGTTTCTTCATTGTAAAGTTCAATTTTTCTAGTTGTAATACATAAGCAATATGTGGGGAGATAATTTTACATTACGTTGTGAGCTGCTCATCACCAAACTTTTACCGTATTCCTTCTATACTTATTACACTTGTTGAAACTATACTATAAGGAAGTTTTCACTTCATCTTTTATTCATGTATTGCTTTATTCATATTTGTATGGACTCATGGAAAATAATTTTGTTCTGTGGGTTATATtccattatcatcattatttgtTTATATTGCTGCTCCAGCTGTCCTATATTTGGATGAAAGCAGCCCTTTCGAACCAGATGCTGGATTCTTTTCACAGGTCCTAATCATGCTTTTcatttcatggaaaaaaaaaaattagagttctACTTTGGACCACTTGGAGCCTTCAGGTCAATTTAAGAATTAGCTTTTTAACGATATTGAGATTTCCAATCCATTAACGGAGTATGCCTGTATCTTTAGGTCTTGTCTAATGTCTCTCTgtgatgttttgtaattttcagtataaagtaaatataaatattttaatatactgGACACATGTTTTATATTCACTCGAACTGTGTGCTGATGCattgtgtaaaaatggcatggggcagagtctgacctcttctaactttccagggggaaggagagtcaagatcaacagcccaaggctgattcctacaagACAAAGTCAGACATGCCTTGTCTTTcttccatctttaccaattctgacactaactttccctcccacagtactctgtacttctctgctgagtttggtaATCCATTTCAATGGCTACACaggactcacagacaatactaacGATTAcggggtttatcagggaagtaacaggttacagttcagattcaggaatgctcaggatacagttcttccaccagGACACTGCCTTTttagccatgcccacaggcaggcgtctctctggccccttggcctctgccttgtttgggcaaatgttacaaagctattTTACCTCTGCCTGTAAGTGCTCCGAAGCACCCCACTTCACCAGTAAGCCTCTACCTGaaagtgctcagctctagctccagcTCCATGGGccggcaagcctagctctaccaagggcctggaggcaccctactcccttagcaagcctcttgcccaaaggccctcagctttctcactccgtgtACTGGAAGCCCACTACACCAACTCCTGCCTATCTCTCCTGCCACTacctctctgccaccacttctcaccatcttcactgttacagctctctttcttGGATTCCTggctctagaagcttctcagagcAAGGATCCCGGGCCTAATGGATgtgctctgcttttggctcttccttggtggtagtgaaattctctccttctgcctctgggatggctcattttaagtctagCCCAATGGCAAAAACTGACTATTCCCTTTGTTAGGGTTTTATATATCTTATTAATGTGGTCCCATCCAtccatttggtgggagttacagaGACCAACACAAGAAGGGCCatattcagtaattcattgcactgtaGTTCCCAAGTAGGCAAACCCTGCAATGACACATTATAGCATTCAGAATAAAGTCAAACCAACTTTTCAAAGCATTCATGGCCATTCCTCACTGCCATATTTCTTTCTGTCCCAAAATTGTACCCTAtattaaaacaatattaaaaaaaaaaaaaaactggaattcCCTTAATCCATGTCTTCTAGTTTACAACTTCTCCATCATCTATCTTGGTATGGTGGATACTTAGATCTTTGGTTACTTATTCATTACTCCTCCTCATTCCTaaagaatcagaaaaacaaaaaaaacaaaaaaaaatattgaaacgAAAACACCTATGACTGCTCTCAGATTCCTGTGCATCAGTCTCTTTGCAAATAATACATCTCACTCTTacctctacaatttttttttccctctcttcttgGAATTTAGGTCCATAAAAAAAGATCCATGAAATGTAAGCATAGTGTTGATTTTATCACCGTAACACTAACCTCTggcataatatttaaaatattttaggcaCTTGATAACATTTGCAGAATTATTATATAAGAAAATGGTAGAGGCAGTAGAAACAGTACTGATGTGAAAGGTGGAACAACTGAGTGATCCTGTGCTTTGTGCTTTAACTTCCTGAATGATTCTGGAAATGTGTTTAAACGTTTAGACTTTATTATCTCATCAGATTCATAAAGCGCTTTTGAATAAGAATACATTTAAGATCTacttagtttctttctttttttaatgactgagATACCAGGAACCAAAAATGAAAGGGACAAAGAAGAGATATATAGTCATTATGTTGACCTTTCTATGTTTCTCACTTGCAATACCCAGGTAGCATTTCGATATTGAGTGATAGCTGATATAAGTTATGATCTAAAAACCAGCTTTCATGGTGCTTTAATTTCAAGAAGTAGTTAAATGGAAAACCCAAGCATCTCAAATAATGcggaggtttgttttgttttgaaagatGATTATTGTTGAACAAAGAAACATGAATGTATGAATTAGCATGGATTTTAAGAACTGAACATTTTTACCACATGACTGCGGATCTGCTTGGTCTTTACACCATAGACAAGTGGATTGAGAAAAGGAGGGACCAGCAAATAAATGCTGGAAAAGAGGATATGGATATAAGGCGGGATATGAGAACCAAACCTATGtgtgaagaaggagaagaaggccAAGAGgtagaactggaggaagacacaGATGTGAGCAATGCAGGTGTTGAATGCTTTCAACTTCGCCTCCTTCTGGGGCAAATGGAAAACTGTGGTAAATATTTGGATGTAGGACAAGGTGATGAAAACGAGGTCAAACCCTGCTACTGTGAAAGCTACAAACAAACCGAGGATCTTGCTGACTCGAACATTTTCTGCCCCTAGTTTCACAATGGCCATATGTTCACAGTAGGAGTGGGAGACAACGGTTGTATGATAAAACTTAAGCCGGCACTTTATCAGTATTAGGCATGGGGTTACAAGAATGGCAGCCCTGAGTGTAACCACAGTACCTATTTGGGTGACTAGCTGGTGGGTGAAGATGGCGGCATGCCTCAGTGGATAACAGATGGCAACATAACGGTCCAGGGCCATGGCCAGCAGGATGCCTGACTCGATGCACTGAAATGTGTGGATGAGCCACATTTGAAGCAAGCAGGAATCAAAGTAGATCTCTGGCATATGAAACCAGAAGATTCCAAGCATCCTGGGTGTAATGCTGGTAGCAAGTGCAATATCTGTGGCTCCTAGCATTCCTAGGAAAATGTACATGGGCTCATGGAGGCTGTGTTCTGATATTATGACACTCAGAAGCAAGGAGTTTCCAATCATAGCAACGAGGTACATGGCAAAGAATGGAATCCCAATCCAGCACTGCACAGACTCTAGGCCTGGGATCCCTACTAGTGTCAACACAGAGGGCATGAGAACTGTGATGTTGGAAATGGACATGGTGTCCTTGGGCCTTCTGATGTAGACAAAAGAAATATTTCAGTCAGGGCTACTGTTTCTCTTCTACTTCCTATTTTGATCCAAAGGCAGCATAATTAATAGTCTGTCTTATTTTGGTAGAACTTTATGAGCGTATCATCCAACTCATTCATATTATTGATGGGAAAACGAAGATCCATAGAGTCATGCCATCACTGTTTCAAGGAAGACATCCACAAGCACTGTGTCACTGTAAGATATAATGTGCACGACAGGGCAACTGTATTTAGAACCAACAAAATAATCTGATTAACTGACTAAACTGCTGAACTTCTGTTATTTTTCTTCCAGGCCTATTGACCAAATTTTTGAGTTATTTTGCTCGAGAACTGAATTTTAATGATTTTGACAAATCGTTCCATAGCCTACATTCCAGCTACTCtctagaaaaaaaaccaaaccctttgccattgagtcaattctgactcacagtcaccctataggacagagtagaactgccccatagggtttccaaagagcagctggtggatttgaactgccaacgttttggttagcaacagagttcttaaccacgataccaccagggctccagctactCTCTAGCAGTCTATTATTATCAATTCTCTATAACTCAGGAACGGTCACTTTGGACCAGAAAACTCCCAGACTCCAACAAGCTGATACCCAAGAGCATAAGATATTTATATGCCTATACCTATCAATATCACCTGTAGCTTGTTAGGCTGAAAAGAAGCTTTAGAAAAATTATCCCAAGTTTATGTTCTTTACTAGTCTAGACCAGGGTTCCCTGTTAGTTTTCAAATTTCTGGGAAAgctgtctttgcttttgcttctAGTTCTAACAgctaaattttttaaagttagttGTGTACTTAAAATAGCAAGCATAAGCAGATGAAATTTTATAATGCATATCACAGAATACCTAGAGAAGAGGAATCTGTGGGAGGCAAGAGAATGGGCAGCAGCAATGCACAGGGAAGAGGACTCATTCCAAGAGAACTACAGGCTAGAGAAAAATGGGGGAACAGTTAACTAAGCCATAATAAAGACCTGATTCTTGGGTTTAAACTGTTCAGAGCTATCATTTGCCTGAGATTTATCCATTGTTTCTAAACAAAATACAGATATACTTGAAAGCTTGTATCATTTGTGAGCTCAGACATAAACAACTTAGAGAACACAAGAGTGATGAATGAACTTATTCAAACATGCCAAAGAAGAACTagagagaaaatacagaggaTAAGGTTTTGGGGTACCAGAAATGATTCAGAAAACGACCAtagaacaaatgaagaaaagttaATTTCTTCCTGGTTTTACCGATGAgtgatttttctgaaatattgGCTTTTTATATCATCTTTGAGTGCTCTTCTCTaatcaaaatcacaaaaaaaatacatatttagttTTAAGACATCCTAAAGCCATCCGTTAAAGAAATGTTTGTGATTCTGTAAAGAATAGAGCTGGGTTATTTCATGCTTCCCTAGACTCTAATAAAGCTGCTTTCAAATCATGTCAGCAAGCTCCTAAATCAGCTAGCCACGTATTGAATGTCTTCACGTATGCAAGCAATAAAGGAAGTAGCTTTGGTTTTATGTCGttaaatttaaatgaaagaatgaagtcAGCAGGGGTTATATTATGCGAGGAAGGCTGTATCCACCAACATACATTTAGGATAGCCTGGCAACCAAGTACTGGCATTTCCACAAACGTGTTCATCGTGCTCAATTCTATGACTTCCCCACCCACAGATCATTGACTCTTTCTAATAGAACCAAAGTATTTCTTCTCCAAAGTCAATCAAAAGTAGAATAGGTATCCTTTGAGATATCACAGGGTTATCACAGTGTCCGACACAGGAGCTAACAGGTGAGAGTTATCTGAGTGGTACAGATGGTGGGCTGGCATGTGGGAAAGTATGTAAACAACTGAGTCCCTGGTTAGTGGCATGGAGGGATTGTGATCGTAGAAGCTGGTAATGACAAATTATGGGAGTGAACTTTGAAATAGTGACGCTAACTCCTCCGTGGTTGTTGAGAGCTGATTTTACTCTTACCAGATGCCTGAAGTGTGTTTCCAGGTGGTCATATACTTTCAAGTCATCAAATCTTTTCTATTCCTGGGATTCCAGTCTCAATCCCTCATGTTTTGTGTTCTACAATGCCTCTTCTTTCTGTCTGCACAGTCTGTAACAGCACCTTCTCAATGCAATGAACTCTAATCATTTGGTAGATGCTGGGATCATCTGCGAATATTATACTGTGAACATACTCTTGGATAGTCTTTCACACTATTCTTTTATCTCTGCAGTCCTGACACTCTCCTTTCTCCAAAGCTCTGTCAGAGAACATGTTAGTGTGTTCATCCTCCAGCAAAACACCATAGCAAGGTCTTTGGTATTCAGCAACACACCAGATATTTCTTTAGCTCAAATTAGAGAAGAAAGCAGCTAGCCACTTATATTAATATTCTCTAATGAGTAtgtgagaaaggaggaggagttaTGGCCATGGGATGAGGGATTTTCCAGCCACTCACCAAAACCCTGAGAGACTCAGAAGATTTTACGTCAGCCCTCTTGGGTTTATCCACAATACTAAAATCTCAGAAAGAATGTCTACACTTGCAGGTATCTCCCCATTCCCTCCTATTCTTCTTCTGTATAGACTAACTGCACAGAAATTCATATACACAAGTCTTAATTTATTAGCTGAGTTCCTTTATTTTCGGCCATGTTTGCAAACATTTAAAGTCCACTAAAATTCAGACCTGTCTCTATGAATTGCCATTCTATTCAaacaaacatttctttcttttcctgagtTACTTCTGGAAGAAAAATCTGTATTCATAATTATTCTCCAATCACCATTTATCTCTGAGTTCCCTCAGTCTCATTCttcccctttttattttctttaaattgtttttgtaaAGGCAGTAATAGCCTCAGTGTGACCAATTCTAGTGGACATTTCCAAGCTCTAGCATGTTGAGCATGTTGAGCAATGAGCAGGTTATTGGACTTTTGACAAACGTTTCCTCCATCTTTATCTTTAGCCCTTTCTTCCACCTGTCcatccttcttttctttcaaaaAGCAATTTTAATATGAATCCCATATGTGAAGAAATCACACCAAGTACTCTTGAAGATAAACAAAATACCTGTCTTCAAATTTTTAGTAATAAGGGAAAATCAATTAGACTACTgcttaatccaaaaaccaaatgACAAATTCTAAGAAAGAATTATGCACATATCTTTCTCCTCAAATTTCTATCACCTAATTTCTAGCTTTTCTAACATATAGCTAACTAAGAGATACTTGATGTATTATCCAGACATTGGCAAATTTAGGAAAAATACTTTCAATGGAGTTGGGAGAGCAACATTCACAATGGACTTGGGAAAGAATAAGAGATAAGGAAGAAAAAGCAAGAATGCTGAATGCTGTTGCTAGAACTAACTCTAGGCAAAAATTCCATGTGTTTATTATAACTTAAttaattataatttattataGCTTTATATTAAGTCGATGCCAGATAATGTAAGTAGtcaaaataaaatctttattttaagattattttggctCTAAATCCTTTGAATTTCCATGTAAATTACAGAATCACCTTCTCAAattgatggcaaaaaaaaaatgtttgcaaagATTCTTATTGCATCTACTTTGCATCTTTAGATCAGTGTAAGGAGAAGAGACATCTTAATGATATTGAGATTTCTAATCCATGAATAAAGTATAAGTCTCTATTTCTTTCATGTTGCCTAATTAATCTCAATAATTGGTAATTTTCAATATAGAATTactgcaaatattttattttagtgaataaaaaatatgtatctaAGTGTTTTAGATCTTCGCATTCTgcagcaaaacttttttttttttttggtagtttccAGACATGTCtccagtatatagaaatacaaataatttttacATGCATCTTGTATCTTAAAATCTTGCTAAATGCACTTATTTATTACTTCTATTAACTTTATGGGTACACTCCTTAGGAGTTTTCATGTTAAAAAATATTGCCCactataaataaaatttacaaaatctaacccagtaaaaacccagtgcctgcaCCTTGTATATTACCTTCTGGCCTTGCGCACAGGATGGCAACAGTTACTATTCTCtgctccagtctttttttttttttttttttagatttatcaTTTAACAGATACAGAAACTTACTATATGGAGCACATACATGTGTCAGTACCCATCCTACctttcattttcagtttttatttcttgaattaagaatctttttttcttttatcattttatgATTAGTGATTCAATGTAGTGAGTATGGATTAAAtcctccaagtttttttttttttttttttttttttaccaatacaATTTCTCTAGTTACTTCTGGACCTTCATGGTAAATCTCTGTGGGGACCTGACAGTAGTCACTGGTTTCTGCCTTGGATTCTGGGCAATTTTAGAAATTATATGTAGACGTGGTAGATGAAGAGCAAAGCATCACCTGTAGTTTTTTAATACTGTTTAAGTGTAAGGATACCACTTGTTCTGAAAGCCAAATGGGCCTCCTAACCCAATCACAGAATGAAGCTCATTCCTTCATCAGGTGAAGGTAATATTAGTATCAGATCAATGCTTCCACATGGGAGTAGCGACTGTCTAAGTGGAGCAACCCAGAAAGTAAACAAGCAAACTGAAGAATATTTATAATAGACTAGAGGCACTAACAATAACCTGGATGtaactcacaagaaaagaaacGCAAAAGAATATACATTAAATGgtaccatttatataacattcataAACAGGCAAAACAATACACTTGATTGATGTATGCTTAGGTGGTAAAAGTATAtagaaaaacaaggaaataattacattaaatgtcaGTATAGTGATTACCTTAGGAGGAGTGATAATAATAGGAAACATGGCTTTTGGATGCTGAAACCAatcatcagttgctgttgagttgacttcaactcatgtttACCCCAtgggtgtcggagtagaactgtgctccatagggttttcgaggctatgacttttcagaagtatattgccaggactttctttcaaggttcctttggatgggttcaaacctgcaacctttcaactactagcccagtgcttaactgtttttgccacccagggactcctagttttACATGCTAGCAATGATTAATTTCTTCACCTGGGGGTTGTTACATAGGTATTGCtttacaattatttttttttttcacttttgtggATGtaccttatatttatttttaaaaaattaagaaaatactaTAGAAGCAGtggctgtatttattttttatttttttccagtcaATTAAGCAAAAGATGAAATTATAAATGCTCAACTCACTTATATTTTCTACTGAATGTTCTAACGCTACTTTATGCTTTCTAGTTTTATTTTCAGTGTAGAGCTAGGTAATATGGTAGAGGAACTCCAAGCATAAAGGGACAAGCCAAAATTAGAAATGATCTTAAATAATTTGAA comes from Elephas maximus indicus isolate mEleMax1 chromosome 7, mEleMax1 primary haplotype, whole genome shotgun sequence and encodes:
- the LOC126079214 gene encoding olfactory receptor 52A1-like, whose protein sequence is MSISNITVLMPSVLTLVGIPGLESVQCWIGIPFFAMYLVAMIGNSLLLSVIISEHSLHEPMYIFLGMLGATDIALATSITPRMLGIFWFHMPEIYFDSCLLQMWLIHTFQCIESGILLAMALDRYVAICYPLRHAAIFTHQLVTQIGTVVTLRAAILVTPCLILIKCRLKFYHTTVVSHSYCEHMAIVKLGAENVRVSKILGLFVAFTVAGFDLVFITLSYIQIFTTVFHLPQKEAKLKAFNTCIAHICVFLQFYLLAFFSFFTHRFGSHIPPYIHILFSSIYLLVPPFLNPLVYGVKTKQIRSHVVKMFSS